Proteins from a genomic interval of Zingiber officinale cultivar Zhangliang chromosome 2A, Zo_v1.1, whole genome shotgun sequence:
- the LOC122041948 gene encoding uncharacterized protein LOC122041948, whose product MLPVSRVISSSFKSLISPQNHQFLQRFPVSGTAKGKAKSKTGQPLKRSTIRIKKAGAPPGDAPSGGRSSKEAENRVKRMMEACLNAPTPVRYLTAKDRLREAEREKLGLISKDRQREIDQAKAAAKAGKAAVEEEPVIMGAPGLDYITLGLVDKEAIPKYELTVEDGRRLAKEYSRHLMRKHRARQAAETAFLKLKKEAIAALPDHLQKAALVPDLTPFPANRFMATLTPPIEGYIEKVRDAAKQFSGKEKMR is encoded by the coding sequence ATGTTGCCTGTCTCGCGAGTGATCTCTTCCTCCTTCAAATCCCTCATTTCGCCGCAGAACCACCAGTTCCTCCAGCGATTCCCCGTCAGCGGTACCGCCAAGGGCAAGGCTAAGAGCAAGACTGGGCAGCCGCTTAAACGCTCCACCATCCGAATCAAGAAGGCGGGTGCCCCCCCTGGCGATGCCCCCAGCGGCGGTCGCTCTAGCAAAGAAGCTGAGAACCGCGTCAAGCGCATGATGGAGGCCTGCCTCAATGCGCCCACCCCTGTCCGCTATCTCACTGCCAAGGACCGCCTCCGTGAAGCCGAGCGCGAGAAGCTCGGTCTCATTTCCAAGGACCGCCAGCGAGAGATCGATCAGGCGAAGGCCGCTGCCAAGGCCGGCAAGGCTGCCGTCGAAGAGGAGCCGGTCATCATGGGTGCTCCTGGCCTCGATTATATTACTCTTGGCCTTGTCGACAAAGAGGCCATCCCCAAGTACGAGCTTACCGTCGAAGATGGCCGCCGGCTTGCCAAGGAGTACAGTCGGCACTTGATGCGGAAGCACCGAGCTAGGCAAGCGGCAGAGACTGCCTTCTTGAAGCTAAAGAAGGAGGCCATTGCTGCGCTGCCCGACCACCTCCAGAAAGCTGCATTGGTCCCAGATTTGACACCTTTCCCTGCTAATCGCTTCATGGCCACGTTGACGCCGCCTATTGAAGGATACATTGAGAAGGTTAGGGACGCTGCCAAACAATTTTCAGGAAAAGAGAAGATGCGTTGA